TGCTGCCATCGTGGCCAACGTCGCCGTCCAAGCCGGTGCCGCTGCATGAGGCGCAAGGTCCGGCCTGCTGGGCCACAGGGGCGCTTGCCAGGGCGGCGCGGGCCTTCCAGCCCCGCCACAGCGCGCGAGTCATGAGGTGTCCATACTGTCCGTCAGCGTCGCGCCCAAGGCCACCGCGTTTACCCATCGTGATCTTGAGATAGGCTTCCTCAAACGCCGCCCGCTCATCGGGCTGGGCTACAGGGGCGCGCAGCCTGGACAGCGCCCTGATCACGGCATTGACCATGTTTTTGCGGATATCGAAGGCTACGGACACGGGCGAGACGACGGGTTCTCGGCCTTCGCGCTGCGCAATCCGGGTCACCGTGTCATAGCAATCCGCGTAGAGTTCCAGGGCGCGGCGTATGGCTTCGTGCGTTGCCGCCTGGGCGGCGTCGTTCTGGTTGGTCATGTCATTGATCCTTGGGATGTGCCAGCGCGTGTGCAACGTGGCGGGCGTAGGTGCTGACCGCCCGCCAGTAAGCCGCCATTGGTGCCTTGCGGCGACGCCAGGCGGTTTCAGCTTCCGTGTTCGCCTGGTCGCGGAGATCGCGCATCACGGCTTCGATGCGTTCGCGGTCAGCCTTCGGCAATTGCTGGAGCGCTTGACCGGCCGGCAGGCGCAAGAGAGGGTTGATGTATCCCACGATCACCTCCCCGCGCCCTGTGTTGCCTGCTTGCGCACGCGGTCCAGCAGCGCTTCGTGGTCTTCCTTGGACCGGATGACTGGATCATGCAGCGCGAACGCCTGGCGTGCCACGTCAGCGCGCCGCAGGACTGCCGGAATGTCGCTGCCGATGGTCTTGAACAAAGAGCGCATGCCGGCCTCGTGGGGCTTCATGTAGTGCTTGCCCATGTACTTGTAGAACACCTCCAGGAACGGATCGATGCCGTAGCAAATCAAGGCATACAGGGCACGCATTTCCACTTCGGACAGTTCGATGGTGGCGCGCGTTTCGACATGGGGCTGCTGTCTGAAGCGGCTCATGCTGCGCTCCCCTCGCCCTGCTGGGCGGCATGTTCGGCAGCGGCGCGGGCGGCCGCAAGCACGCGGCGCCAGCTCGTTATGTCGATCCCGTAGAAACTACGGTCGGTAGCGCCGCGCTCGGCTTGCTCTTCCTCGCCGCGCATCCAGCGCATGAGCGCGTGCTCGATTACTTCAGTCGTGTAGGGGTCGGCGAAGCCTGCGGCGGACAATTCGCGCAGGCCGGCAGCCACGTCGATGCGGTCCACGTTGTGTCCTGGGATGAGGTTGTGGCGCATCACGCATCCCCCTGCCGCTGGGCGGCAATGGCAGCGCGGTCCAGGCGTTCAATCTCGGCCAGGATCAGGGCGCCGGCCTTCACTAGATCACGGCGCGGCGTTGTCGGCTTCCACCAATCCCGATCCCACGGCCAAAACGCGTAGGGGTTGGCTGGATAGCGCAGCGCACCGTTCTGTATTTCGGAGGCATGAATCGCGTAGCAGCCAGCGGCGCCCGCTATCTCGCCCAATGTATGCGCGTCATCGTGATCGGGCGCCCAGCCTTCTGCGCTGATCTGCCGCTGGCGTTCGGCCAGCACGTCGCGCGCTGCTGGTGTCTGCGCATCGCGAACAGCAAGGGCCGCCTCGGCTTTGATCGCCCTTGCTTGCCAGTGGTCAATTGCGCCATGCAGTGTGTTGTCGCCGGCGCTCGCAAAGTCGTCCAGCGCATCGGGAGCGGGGCGAAACATGCGGACTGCCGCGAGCAGGTCTTTGACCGCTTCCGAGAACAGATCCGGGTTGCCCGTGGCGTTTGCAATCACAACCTTATCGGCGCGCTCTTGTAGCTGCTGTGCGCCGATGGTTGGATGGTGGTATGTCGTCATTGCTCAAGCCCTTGAGATTGGGTGAGGGACCAGCCGGCTTTGCGGCTGAACGTGACCTTGCCGGCCCTGCGCAGCGACTGGATGCGGCGGTCAACGATGTGAATTGCGGCGATGTTGTGTTCGCGCTGGAGCGCCAGGGCTTCTTCACCGGCCGCGCCGCCGTTGATTTCATGGCCGAAGCGATGGCCGGCGCGGATCCGGTCCAAGATCGCGCGGTCCAGCGTGTGGAAGGTGAGGCCGGTGAGGATCATTCTTCGGCGTCCTGATGCGCCTCGGGGGCGGGTTCAGGCTCGGTGTCCTCTTCACCCAGCACCCAGCGCAGCGCAGCGGCATACTCACCCTGGGCTTCAGCAAGCGCGGCCTGGATCTGCTTCTTCGATTTGACGCGGGGGCGGTCGCCCAGCACGGCGGCCTGCCTGCGGCTGCGTTCGTGGGGCTTGGCACCGTTGCCGGCGGCGATCAGCTCGGCCACCTTCGCGCGCTGCTCGTCCGGCTGGAGCTTCACCAGGGTCTTGACGTGCGTCAGCGTGATGTTGCCGGACTCAAGGGCATTCTTGACTGCGGCCGTGCAGTCCAGAATCGCCAGCGTGTCGCGTATCGTGACCGTGGAGCAACCGAACAGCATCGCCAGTTCGCTTTCCGAGCATCCCCGATTCAGCGCGGCCGCCATCTTGTTGGCCCTGCCCAGCGGCGTGTCTGCTTGCCGGATTTCGTTTTCGCTGATCATGCCGGCGGCGACCTGGTGGGCGGTGCGACCACGGCGAGGCACGGCCGGAACCAGCAAGGTCGGCTTGCCTTCGGCCGCCAAGCGCTTGTTTGCTTCCAGGGTGTGCTTGACGCGTTGCCGGCCGGCAATGACCAGGGTCTTGCCGGATTCGGGATCCTTCCACACCAGGATCGATTGCAGGACGCCCAGCGCCATGATGTTCAGCACCATCGCTTCGTCAAGCGGGAGGTGTACGCGTTCGTCGTAGAGTGGGTGGTCGTGTTCCGTGACCAGATGCAGATCCTCGGGGGCGAACATCAGCACATTAGATTTGCCGCTGGCGCCGTATACGTCGATGCTGTTCTTAGCCATGCCTGTTTTCCGTTGATAGGTTGAAAAGTCGAATTTCGGGATTGGGTCAGATCAGTATTCGATCCAGCCGAGGATGGGTTTCTTGGTGGCCTTGCTGATACGGGGGGCGCCGTTCTTGTCCACGGTTTCGCCCCGAACCATCACGCGCAGGCGAGACGTGCGCTCGCTTTGGCGGGCCAGCCTGATGTAGTCGTTGGCGAACTGCGGGGCATCGAACGTTCCGGACAACTGGACCAGTTTGGAAGTGGCCAGGTAGTAGTCCGTTTTGGTGGCCATCCAGTCCACCAAGTCGGACGGCCGGACGCAGGCCCGAACTTCGGGCGTCATCTGGTTGAGGTGCTTCTTCCACGCCTTCTCTGCGGCTTTCTTGGCAAGAGGCTCGGTCATGCCGAAAACGCAAAATGCGCTCATGGCATGCTCCTTTCGGCATACGCCGTCTTGTGGCCGCCATCCTGCGCGGTCAGGGTTGATTCGTCGGCCTGCTGGCGCTCGCCGTAGCCGAGAGCGATGAAGACGATGGCGACAGCGCAGAACGCAGCATTCATCAGCGCTTCGCCGTGGGTGCGAACAAATCGGCGGATCATTGGGGACTCCATGTGTCGGCCGCAGCGTGGCGGCGTGCGATGTAATCGCCCAGGGGAGCCAGCACCAACCGCGCGAACGCGAGCAGGCCGGCGCCCCAGGCGAGGGCATGTAGAGAGGTCATGGGAATTTGCGCGGAGCGCGCGGTGATGGGCTTCGGGGAGCGGGCCGGGGTGCAGCAACTTCGAAAGTCACTTTCGGAGCCGGTGACGTGGCGGCGTGACCCGCTTTCCGAAGCCGCCCCGACGCGCGGGGCATGGCGGGGGATTACAGCTTTCCGTTGCGGTCCAGCACGTTCAGGATGGGCGCGAGGATATCGAGCAGGGCTTCGAGGAACTTGATCATGGCTATGGAAATTGAGGGTTAAAAGGCGGGCCGAAATGCCCGGGTCAAGTCTGCGCTGACGGACAGCCCGCGTTTGCGCAAAGCATTAGCAACTAGGGAGCGGTCATGTCTAGCGTCAGCATGACGGAGCAGACCGAGGTAGCTGTTGCCCGTCTCGAAGACCTTTTCTTTCGGAAGCTCTTCGATGCGGCGCAAGGCGGTGCAGACGGAGCGGCGGCGCACTTCCCGGCGCCAGGGCTTGATGACGTAGCCTGCGAAGTCGACGCCGCGGTCGATGGGCTGGATGATGGTTTTACGAGGATTGAGTTCCAAACCCAGTCTCGGCAGGTACGAATTGACCGAAGCCAATGCTTGGCTGAGCCACTGCGCGGACGGATGCAGCAGCACGAAATCATCCACATAACGTACGTAGTGTTTGCCCCTCAGGCGGTGCTTCACGTACTTGTCCAGCCCGTCCAGCAGAATGTTGGCAAAGAACTGGGAAGACAGGTTGCCTATCGGCAGGCCGCAATGGTCCGGCGCGTCGCGCAGGCGCTTATGCTTTGGCACAAGTGCCAGCGTGGCCGGGTCGCCGCGCACCTCGACATCCGGCCGAGGGTCATGGAACAGGATCTGTGCAGTCAGCCGGCGCCACCAGTGCTCAGGGATCTTGCCGCCCACCCTAAGCCAAAGGCTTCGCTTGTCGATGCTAACGAAGAAGTTGGACAGGTCGGCCTTGAGGCACATGGCCGGCCGGGACCAGTTCTGTGTGGCGCTGCGCACCTTGGATTCCAAGCGCTGGGCGGCGTACAGCGTGCCGCGCCCCTGAATACAAGCGCAGGAGTCAGCGATGAATCCCGCCAGGAAGCGCGGGGCGATCTTGTTGTAGAGAAGATGGTGAACCACCCGATCCCGGAAATCAGCCGCCCAGACTTCGCGCGGCTTGGGGTGAGTTATCACAAAGCAAATCGAACGCCCGGGGCGATATGTACCGCTCCGGAGTTCGTCGTCCAACTGGGCCAGGTTGCGCTCCAGATTCATTTCAAAGCGCAGGGCACTGGCCGTATTTCTTTTGAGCCGGCGACAGTCAAAATATGCCTGCACCAGCTCCGCGAACGAATGGCAAGAATCCATAGAAACTCCGAGCATGATTTGCGGACGGGACGAACTCGGAACTCGTTGTTGCGGTTCCAGTTGTTGACGTTGCCGTTCTCGAAATTCACCGCCCAGGCGTTGTAGGAGCCGTAGGGCGAGACATCACGCTATCCACGTCGCCCCGCCGAAGGCTTGCCGGATCAGCGGAGAAACTGCGCGGGACCTGGGCGGCCTAGGCCGTTGGTTTCCTCTAGTGCGCATATCGGTGGCCTTGTGAGCCAGCGGCGTGACCAGATCATCAAGCGCATTGGCCCTGCCGCCGTGACGACGGAGCAGCAAGCGCATTCTCGGAGTGTTTCAGCCATCCTGTAGCCTGGCGTCCGATGCTATCGGTCAGCGCGATTGCCTCGCCATACTGCCCGCGAGAGATCAATCGTAGGTCCGTCGCCAAGCGCAGAGACAGATCTACCGCAACCACCCGCTCCCGAAGAATCCGGATCACGGGCGGCCTGTCGGACGCCGAGTTGGCCCGATACACCAGCGCCACCAGTTCGAAGCACTGCTTGCGCAGGTCAGCCCCAAAGTCGGCCTTGTAGTTCCTGGGCATATTGGCCACAAACTTTGTGACCAACAGGCTCAGGTCATAGGTAACCTTGAAAATCTTGGTGTCAGTGTGCAGGGCCATGGCATCGGCGGGCTACGCCCGCAAAGGGTTAAAGGGATGAAGCGATGATGCTGCGGACGGGACGAACTCGGAACTCGTAGCCGCGGGACCAGTAGTAGACGCCGCCGTACTCGAAATCCACCGCCCAGGCGCCGTAGGAGCCGCAGGGCTTGTTCGTCCAGTACCAGTCGTCCTTGTTAAACAGATCCGGCGTATTGATGTAGGCCAGCATCATGTCTTTCTGGTCGGGCGCGCGCCAATCGGCATGGCCGTTCACTTCACCGCGTTCGGTCACGGCCGAGGCCAGATCCTTGAATTTCACGTCAACCAGGTCGAATTCCTTGCCGCCCGGGATGATCACGTGATGCGTGGCGCCGTCGATGAGGCGGGAGCCGATGTAGACGCCGCCCTGTTCGGGCCATTCGTGCCCGATGACGGGCGCGGTCGTTGCGATAGCAGTCATGCAAGTCTCCTGCGGGCTTCGCCCGCTTAAGGGGTAAATGGATCAATAGGTGAATCTGCGGACGGGACGAACTCGGAACTCGTAGCCGCGGCTCCAGTAGCTGACGCGGCCGAACTCGAAAAACACCGCCCAGGCGTAGTAGGAGCCGTAGGGCGTCGAGGTCCAGTACGGCCTCGGCTGGAACAGGTGCGGCAGGTTGGCGGCAATGATCTGCAGCTCTCGCTTGGCGGGCAGGTAGAAGTCGGCATGCCCGTCAGCGCTGAACTCCCTGGCGGCCCGCGCCGCTGCGTGGGCCTTGTCATGACGCAGCAGATCGTTGGTGTTGACCAGGCCATCCCAAGCGCTGGCGGTGCGCTCGCCATCCTCTGGACCCCAGACGTAGGTGCCGTCCAGGTCTTCGTTGGCAACGACGAGGCCGTACACCACACCATCGTCGCCGAGGATGTCACCGGCATAAATCCCGCCCTGACCCGGAAGGTACTGGCCGATCTTTACCTGGTGGACGGGCGAAGCGGGCCGCGATGAAAGATAGCTGCTCAGAGCCCCGAGCAGGGTTGAGGCGGGAATTTCCAGGCGCAAACCGCCCGGATCCAGCGGGATCATGTTGTTCATGGTTTTCCTTTGAGGGGGGGGCGCCGCGAGAGGCGGCGTACTGATTTGCCGGTTTGAGCAAAGACCCAGGCAGCGGTTTGCTTCGGTAAGCGCTGACTCGCAGCGCTGGCCGAAACCCGCTTTTGGCGGAATCGGATTTCTTGCCGGCATTCCAGTCGGCGTGACCGTTTCTGCTCTTGGCCGTCTACGCCTCACCCTGTTGACCGTGGACCGCGCTATGGCGGGCTGGATACGGCAGGGACACCGCGCAGAGCTGCGGCCATGCCCGCAGTTGCGATTGAGCCGGGGAACGCCCCACAGGCGGGGCGAGCTACATCGGCGATTGGTTGTTAAAGAGCGTGGCCGGCGGGTAAATGCTCGGCTGAGATGAATAATTGCATATGTACTTGCTTTGGTCAAGTACATATGTACCTATTTTAGACAAGTGAGTTCCTTCTTGAGAACTGAGGCGCTTTTACGCGGAAGCCGGCATCGGCTAACCCTTCCCCTTGCCGGGCGAGTAGCGGACTTGCACCTCCTAGTGAGTGCGCCCTGCCGGGCACACCAAAAAAAGCCCGCGCGAGGCGGGCTACTGAGCTTTGGATCGGGAGGAGCGGTCAGTCAACGGTCACGACCCAATTGCCACCGCGATCCTTGAGTTCGTATTTATAGGCGTACCTGTTGCACACGACAATCAACCCGCGCGTTAGCGACATCGCTCGTGCTGCGCTTATCGTGTCACACCTGTAGCCGTTAGCCTTTATCAGTTGGATGGCACTGTCAACTACGTCGAGGCTCAACGCAACCAAGTCCCTAGCCCTGCTGTCCGGCTCGACTGGCGTGCCTAAAGGCGTCGAAGCGGGTGCGTTCTGCTTTGGCGCGGGTTGGGTTTGTTCGGGGGTGGGGGGCCTGAAAGCGCTGTTCTGTGTCGATGCTACCCGCTCTGCATTTGCCCCCATGAGATCAAGAGCAGCGGAAACTTCGCAGGCAGGAATGTTCACGTCGGCCCAGTTTCCCCCGCTGTTTTGTTGCCGGCATAGAGTCTTTGTAGCTGTAACTCGCTGCTGATAGGCATCTGGCGACGGCTTGGTTCCGTCGGGCGGATTGTGGACAAAGTTCCAATAGGCCGCAGCCTCTGCGTAGGCGGATAAAGCGGAATAGCACCAACTCTTCTCCGCATGAGACAACTTGTTATCGCTGCATTGGGCTTGCATATCCTGGACGTTGCGCAGCATAGTGTGTCCGATCGATCCGGGCGCTGGGCTGCGGCCTAGGGGCATGGTCGAGTTTCCGCGCGTTCCCGAGGTCGATGCCCCACGAGTCTGGCTCGTCAAGATGCCTTCGTAGCGAGACTTCTGTTCTTCGAACCACTGATTCAAGCAGGTGATGTCTCGGCAGTTTTTTTGCCGGTAATTCCATTGCTCACGGGCTTGCTGTCGAAATGCAGATTGGTCCTGACTTGCAGCTTTGGCCTTGTCGAACAGGATTTTTAATTCGTCATCCTTGCGAGATAGCTCGGGTGTATTGCAAATCAAATACTCGGGGACGGAGTCCACCTTGGCGCAATCGAAGCTGGCAGCATGAAGCGAGCTTAAGGGCAAGATAGCGCCAAGAAGGAGAAGCGTTGGCAGCTTGGGGACACAATTGATGAGGCTAGAAATCATGGCTACACCAGACCTTTAGCACGCGGCCAAACACTTCGAAGTCCATTTTTTCAGTGATGTCCCAAGAGTCGTATTTGGCGTTTTCAGATTTGGCTCTGAGTACAAACCCATCTTCTATCGGAATTGTTTGCAGGCGCTTGATAAAGCCCTGATTGCCCACTCGAAAGAAGTAGACCCCGTCATAGTCCACGGAACGCACTCCGCGGTCGACAACCAGTGGATCGCCAGGATTGAACAGGGGGCGCATTGAGTCACCAAAACCTGTGACTATGCACAAATTTTCCTTTTGAGAATAAGTCGGAATGTTCTTGTGGAGCCATTCTGAACTGACATGCCAAGCTTGAATGATGCCCGGTTGGTCGTGAAGTTCTAGCCCTTTCCCCATCGCGCCGCCCGTTTCGAACTGGGGAATTTCCACATCTGGGCGTCGCCGCGCACGTTCGGTCGGCGGCGATTTTGGCTGCGCTGCTGAATCAGCCCCCTCCAACAACCATCGAGCCGTTGTGTTGAGCGCGTCGGCTAGCGCCAAGATGTACTTGGACCCTCGGTTTCGACCGCGCTCGATCTGAGCGATTGTCGATTGAGATATGCCCGCAGCCTTGGCCAGGTCGGCTTGCGATAGTCCAAGTTCGGCACGGCGTGCGAGCACGCGGCTAGATAGGTTTTCCATATTGCAATCGTATTTGCTTGAGCAAGTAGATTGGTACTTGTTAGATGAGTACATATGCAATAAAATGGGACATGGACTCGAAGAACCTCATCAACCGCCTCTTGACCCATGGACTTACGCAGGCAGAAATCCAGCGCCGTGCGGGAGTATCTCAATCGACCGTTTCTCATCTACATACTGGAAAGCGAGGGAAGAGGACGTCGTTCGAAATCGTGCAGCGCCTTGACGCTCTTCTGCGTGAGGTTGAACAAAGCCAGCCCTTGGGCGAATTAGGTCCCGCCGATGTTTGATCGTTCAGTGCAGCGTGACGTTGTCTTGGGCGCCTTCGGCATGGCTGGACCTGTCGCGTTCGGCACACAGCTCATGGAACAAGTCCATGACCGCGGACTCGGACGGGTCCGGGAACGTGCGCTTGGCGATGTCTCTGGCGTTCTGCAGCAGCTTTTCGGTGTCGGTCATGTCGCATTTCGTTGTGTTGGAACAGAGCGAATTTTCCACATGCTGACTCTGTTACCGACGCTGTTATTCCATGAAATT
The Achromobacter sp. AONIH1 DNA segment above includes these coding regions:
- a CDS encoding helix-turn-helix transcriptional regulator, producing MDSKNLINRLLTHGLTQAEIQRRAGVSQSTVSHLHTGKRGKRTSFEIVQRLDALLREVEQSQPLGELGPADV
- a CDS encoding DUF1566 domain-containing protein, with the translated sequence MNNMIPLDPGGLRLEIPASTLLGALSSYLSSRPASPVHQVKIGQYLPGQGGIYAGDILGDDGVVYGLVVANEDLDGTYVWGPEDGERTASAWDGLVNTNDLLRHDKAHAAARAAREFSADGHADFYLPAKRELQIIAANLPHLFQPRPYWTSTPYGSYYAWAVFFEFGRVSYWSRGYEFRVRPVRRFTY
- a CDS encoding S24 family peptidase produces the protein MENLSSRVLARRAELGLSQADLAKAAGISQSTIAQIERGRNRGSKYILALADALNTTARWLLEGADSAAQPKSPPTERARRRPDVEIPQFETGGAMGKGLELHDQPGIIQAWHVSSEWLHKNIPTYSQKENLCIVTGFGDSMRPLFNPGDPLVVDRGVRSVDYDGVYFFRVGNQGFIKRLQTIPIEDGFVLRAKSENAKYDSWDITEKMDFEVFGRVLKVWCSHDF
- a CDS encoding DUF1566 domain-containing protein; this encodes MTAIATTAPVIGHEWPEQGGVYIGSRLIDGATHHVIIPGGKEFDLVDVKFKDLASAVTERGEVNGHADWRAPDQKDMMLAYINTPDLFNKDDWYWTNKPCGSYGAWAVDFEYGGVYYWSRGYEFRVRPVRSIIASSL
- a CDS encoding lysozyme inhibitor LprI family protein, which codes for MISSLINCVPKLPTLLLLGAILPLSSLHAASFDCAKVDSVPEYLICNTPELSRKDDELKILFDKAKAASQDQSAFRQQAREQWNYRQKNCRDITCLNQWFEEQKSRYEGILTSQTRGASTSGTRGNSTMPLGRSPAPGSIGHTMLRNVQDMQAQCSDNKLSHAEKSWCYSALSAYAEAAAYWNFVHNPPDGTKPSPDAYQQRVTATKTLCRQQNSGGNWADVNIPACEVSAALDLMGANAERVASTQNSAFRPPTPEQTQPAPKQNAPASTPLGTPVEPDSRARDLVALSLDVVDSAIQLIKANGYRCDTISAARAMSLTRGLIVVCNRYAYKYELKDRGGNWVVTVD
- a CDS encoding four helix bundle protein, producing the protein MALHTDTKIFKVTYDLSLLVTKFVANMPRNYKADFGADLRKQCFELVALVYRANSASDRPPVIRILRERVVAVDLSLRLATDLRLISRGQYGEAIALTDSIGRQATGWLKHSENALAAPSSRRQGQCA
- a CDS encoding RNA-directed DNA polymerase — encoded protein: MDSCHSFAELVQAYFDCRRLKRNTASALRFEMNLERNLAQLDDELRSGTYRPGRSICFVITHPKPREVWAADFRDRVVHHLLYNKIAPRFLAGFIADSCACIQGRGTLYAAQRLESKVRSATQNWSRPAMCLKADLSNFFVSIDKRSLWLRVGGKIPEHWWRRLTAQILFHDPRPDVEVRGDPATLALVPKHKRLRDAPDHCGLPIGNLSSQFFANILLDGLDKYVKHRLRGKHYVRYVDDFVLLHPSAQWLSQALASVNSYLPRLGLELNPRKTIIQPIDRGVDFAGYVIKPWRREVRRRSVCTALRRIEELPKEKVFETGNSYLGLLRHADARHDRSLVANALRKRGLSVSADLTRAFRPAF